In Vicia villosa cultivar HV-30 ecotype Madison, WI unplaced genomic scaffold, Vvil1.0 ctg.000305F_1_1, whole genome shotgun sequence, the following are encoded in one genomic region:
- the LOC131626559 gene encoding F-box/kelch-repeat protein At3g23880-like, protein MASLFNGGSVSPLTLTLFSSGSGSGSGESLPFDLIVEILYRLPVKLLLQLRCVCKSWNFIISDPKFARKHLTHSTTLGLHLLSCFKPPHKCSLKPYLLHAVIPNVTTNFTRTVYPHNNFNGYYYILTGLNCFVGSCHGLLCLSNHFGGLVIIWNPSIRKINELPLIQMPKTSGAIRVEYSFGFGYDHVNDDYKVVVLLSSILFDNNYYMGIYVEKTQVKVHTLGTDYWKSIPDFPFGGILVRDSGQFVSGTINWLAYDKNSNWEGHSFIISFDLKKECFRQILQPDYEDIRASARQLGVWKDCMWVVSGRDVWLMKEYGNKESWTKLFTISCDFWKVKNILEDDQVLLESNEKMSVYNFKNHTFKFTKFGRCQEEICVESLISPFPP, encoded by the coding sequence CTAACATTGTTTTCTTCTGGCAGCGGCAGCGGCAGCGGCGAGTCTCTTCCATTCGACCTGATTGTAGAAATCTTGTATAGACTACCCGTGAAACTGCTACTTCAACTCCGATGTGTATGCAAATCATGGAATTTCATAATCTCTGATCCCAAATTCGCTAGAAAACACCTTACTCATTCCACCACTCTTGGCCTCCACTTATTATCCTGCTTCAAACCCCCACACAAATGTAGTCTCAAGCCTTATCTACTGCACGCTGTTATCCCTAATGTCACCACTAACTTCACGCGAACTGTGTATCCTCACAACAATTTCAATGGATATTATTATATTCTCACCGGTTTAAATTGCTTCGTAGGCTCTTGTCACGGTCTTCTCTGTCTTTCCAACCATTTTGGAGGTTTGGTTATAATCTGGAACCCTTCCATTCGAAAAATCAATGAATTACCTCTTATTCAAATGCCAAAAACCTCTGGTGCCATTCGAGTAGAATATAGCTTCGGCTTTGGCTATGATCATGTGAATGATGATTACAAGGTGGTGGTTCTTTTaagttctattttatttgataataattattatatgggTATATATGTAGAGAAAACTCAAGTCAAGGTTCATACTTTGGGAACTGATTATTGGAAAAGCATTCCTGATTTTCCTTTTGGAGGTATTCTTGTTAGAGATTCCGGACAATTTGTGAGTGGCACCATTAATTGGTTGGCCTATGATAAAAATTCCAATTGGGAAGGTCattcttttattatttcttttgatttgaagAAAGAGTGTTTTCGACAGATTTTGCAGCCAGATTATGAAGACATAAGAGCGAGTGCTAGACAGTTGGGTGTCTGGAAGGATTGCATGTGGGTAGTTTCTGGTCGTGATGTTTGGCTTATGAAAGAATACGGAAATAAAGAATCTTGGACAAAATTGTTCACTATTTCCTGTGACTTTTGGAAAGTAAAAAATATTTTGGAGGATGACCAAGTGCTGCTGGAATCTAACGAGAAGATGAGTGTCTACAATTTCAAGAACCATACTTTTAAGTTTACTAAATTTGGAAGGTGTCAAGAAGAAATATGTGTTGAGAGTTTGATATCACCATTTCCACCGTGA